One region of Desulfosporosinus acidiphilus SJ4 genomic DNA includes:
- a CDS encoding replication-relaxation family protein, translating into MSDSPNANTPIINILDKDKSPVNLQIRDAQMLATILGARFITTQQLAACFWQNTDRKSEDADRACRRRLNTLWDYGLLARIRPRAKAKMGSLPWIWAVTSRGVQILEHTRLPIYMDRLKKDKFDETNIHLPSQLTMQHSILVAEFGSRCLSNGGEWFFEGEAIAALDVKLSDSKSRFYYPDAVLDWPSQEGEKITWLLELERSANQRRFREKMNVWRSLRLIAKNDGRLGKEFVVMVGRISDTYPDRDERSLLPLARLLVKDSALLDFIKFIGVPDRSSTDFQASPMDAATFLLKHGG; encoded by the coding sequence ATGTCTGATAGTCCTAACGCGAATACTCCGATTATCAACATATTGGATAAAGACAAGTCCCCTGTAAATTTACAGATTAGGGATGCACAGATGCTTGCAACGATATTGGGGGCTAGATTTATTACGACTCAGCAGCTTGCGGCATGTTTTTGGCAAAACACTGATCGGAAGAGTGAAGACGCTGATCGGGCTTGTAGAAGGAGACTAAACACTCTGTGGGATTATGGTCTTCTAGCGCGGATAAGGCCCAGGGCTAAAGCGAAAATGGGAAGTCTCCCCTGGATTTGGGCAGTAACTTCCAGGGGAGTTCAGATTTTAGAGCATACGCGATTACCTATTTACATGGACCGGCTAAAAAAGGATAAGTTTGACGAAACCAATATTCATCTTCCCAGTCAGTTGACCATGCAGCATTCTATTTTGGTAGCAGAATTTGGAAGTCGTTGTTTAAGCAATGGGGGGGAGTGGTTTTTTGAAGGGGAAGCTATTGCTGCTCTTGATGTAAAATTATCGGATTCAAAATCACGATTTTATTATCCGGATGCAGTTTTAGATTGGCCAAGTCAGGAAGGTGAAAAAATTACTTGGCTCCTGGAATTAGAACGTTCAGCGAATCAAAGACGTTTTCGTGAAAAAATGAACGTTTGGAGGTCATTACGGCTGATAGCCAAAAATGATGGTCGTTTAGGAAAAGAGTTTGTAGTCATGGTCGGACGTATAAGTGATACTTATCCTGATCGAGATGAAAGATCGTTACTACCACTTGCACGACTACTTGTGAAAGATAGTGCTTTATTAGACTTTATAAAGTTTATTGGGGTTCCCGATAGATCAAGTACCGACTTTCAGGCTTCTCCAATGGATGCTGCTACTTTTTTACTTAAACATGGCGGTTGA
- a CDS encoding DNA translocase FtsK → MSDLPKPHSPFLDHQEKKYLIIIALFFLLVFLPHYLDPKFNTFLFVQSLMNSKPLPPFHPHIPTMSIGSLNIPYLHAVIKMIPYMLTLLTIYLIWRFYWRQRQRKQMRTYRILLSRDDLATPLKVGAFFDTAAKILSTRYLRYILGNNLMNLALYRQPDGELILLLRTSDKYFQNITASLQATWTSVRVEPYDSTIVFPDQPVVAVVRPRKRTDLFAFRSYRDYTDSVTEDLLSQMDNFHEPVILDLALKPLPDRYSDKVMEIQRKHQRSLNALAGIDRADPTLSIGDQAQLQGVIKQAGRSWWRVDIRIAAPSTDDLKSLWGALSSSDAENQWLYHMVIVRKKWVLNLIKSGMPGFMPFALRFFLNGTFLSTIWQLPSARLRAQGLTRSPIRRAPGIVGLTRNSNGCTPLKDDYGPIELLEQDRKNNILVIGQQGTGKTTVLKQVAKYDFTQDKAVILIDPKGLFADEMRDFVPEGRKVATWKLARPNNDWGWNPFLQEVDKNVQISGILDGMIQRWGKEAIGPRSSDYLRHAMRFILDTNQAAEGFSAVVSFLQNPALWGRYADMVNGPLSDWLRSKANDYEENARAIVEHLSAPLNKLNEFNDYDIVRQNLAPSKSLDLGRLIRDKGILIVNLEPGAYLHEMESNLIGTFLITAVWDTIRRNGSLAGLLKTSVLVDEIHRMVCEAISVAMAEGRSYGLQSSVGLQFLKQVENEKLRESMVELIQNLFIFRSNQIEETEDYAKLLARIYSNLISPDAEMQDKLSIGPDDRFNLPDYRVICRILSNGAPKPAFIGETIPLPETSEEDRDAKLPWGTCPPEWLVDAKAHTTKPATTREIMRVATTSIAQAFEPQQNSEQEPNDNDNKINDLLPDAVQILRVEKMASISLFQRKLKLGYTAATKLMEKLEEHGFVGPNQGAIPRQIFFENFPPEAVRQENDLITDKIEETHSTELVEGSGETIIQSDTNDLSHLGITDKDYLSCVEKYGEETVKAAVKKVIWKAKRETLVDPLAYFQSRCESVKPKTSKVGSDDELQHESMEQLANS, encoded by the coding sequence TTAATACATTCCTTTTTGTTCAATCATTAATGAACAGCAAGCCTTTACCGCCTTTTCATCCACATATTCCTACAATGAGTATAGGTTCTTTGAACATACCATATTTACATGCAGTTATTAAGATGATTCCCTATATGCTAACGTTGTTAACAATTTATCTAATCTGGCGTTTCTATTGGCGGCAACGGCAAAGGAAACAAATGAGGACTTACCGTATTCTACTTTCCAGGGATGACCTAGCAACCCCTCTAAAAGTAGGGGCTTTTTTTGATACTGCAGCGAAAATTCTGAGTACCCGTTATCTTCGGTATATCCTTGGAAATAATCTTATGAACCTTGCGCTTTATAGACAACCAGACGGTGAGTTAATTCTACTATTACGTACATCAGATAAATACTTTCAAAATATTACGGCAAGCCTTCAAGCAACATGGACCTCCGTTCGTGTCGAGCCATATGACTCTACAATTGTCTTTCCCGATCAACCAGTCGTAGCCGTGGTGCGTCCACGCAAGCGAACGGATCTTTTTGCATTCAGGAGTTATCGGGATTATACAGATTCAGTAACAGAAGATTTATTAAGCCAAATGGATAATTTTCATGAGCCGGTTATTTTGGACTTAGCATTAAAACCTCTTCCGGATCGATATTCCGATAAAGTAATGGAAATTCAGCGTAAACACCAACGTAGCTTGAATGCCCTTGCTGGTATCGATCGTGCCGATCCGACTTTGAGCATAGGAGACCAGGCTCAACTCCAGGGTGTTATAAAGCAGGCTGGCCGCAGCTGGTGGAGAGTAGATATCCGCATTGCTGCTCCTTCGACGGATGATCTCAAATCGCTTTGGGGTGCGCTATCATCATCAGATGCCGAAAACCAATGGCTTTATCATATGGTTATCGTCAGAAAGAAATGGGTTCTTAATCTCATTAAATCCGGGATGCCTGGTTTCATGCCTTTCGCACTGAGGTTTTTTCTTAATGGTACTTTTTTATCGACCATATGGCAGCTACCTTCAGCTCGACTTAGGGCTCAAGGATTAACCAGGTCCCCCATTCGCAGAGCTCCGGGCATAGTAGGCTTAACAAGGAATTCCAATGGTTGTACTCCACTAAAGGATGATTATGGACCTATAGAACTGTTAGAACAAGACCGAAAAAACAACATCCTGGTTATAGGACAACAAGGAACAGGAAAAACAACCGTCCTTAAGCAAGTTGCCAAATATGATTTCACACAGGATAAAGCAGTAATTCTTATTGATCCCAAAGGTTTATTCGCTGATGAAATGAGAGATTTTGTACCAGAAGGAAGAAAGGTAGCAACGTGGAAACTTGCGAGACCTAATAATGATTGGGGATGGAATCCATTTCTTCAGGAAGTAGATAAGAACGTTCAAATTTCAGGTATTCTCGATGGGATGATTCAACGATGGGGAAAAGAGGCCATAGGGCCGCGTTCATCAGATTACCTTCGCCACGCTATGCGTTTTATTTTAGACACAAACCAGGCAGCAGAAGGATTCTCGGCAGTTGTTTCTTTTCTCCAAAATCCGGCACTTTGGGGCCGTTATGCAGATATGGTTAACGGACCTCTTTCCGATTGGCTAAGGTCTAAAGCTAACGACTATGAAGAGAACGCCAGGGCTATTGTTGAACACCTTTCGGCACCACTCAACAAGTTGAATGAGTTTAATGACTATGACATTGTTAGGCAAAATTTAGCACCAAGCAAATCCTTGGATCTTGGTCGCCTGATCAGAGATAAGGGTATTCTTATTGTTAACTTAGAACCTGGTGCATATCTCCATGAAATGGAGTCCAACCTCATTGGTACATTTTTGATTACTGCGGTATGGGATACAATTAGACGTAATGGATCTTTGGCCGGGCTGTTAAAAACATCTGTTCTTGTGGATGAGATTCACCGAATGGTCTGTGAAGCTATATCTGTAGCTATGGCAGAAGGTCGATCTTATGGTTTACAATCATCAGTTGGTCTACAATTTCTTAAACAAGTTGAAAATGAAAAACTGAGGGAGTCCATGGTAGAACTGATCCAAAATCTCTTCATATTCAGATCTAATCAGATAGAGGAGACTGAGGATTATGCGAAACTTTTAGCGAGGATTTACTCAAACTTAATTTCACCGGATGCTGAGATGCAAGATAAACTAAGTATTGGTCCAGATGATCGATTCAACCTTCCGGATTATAGAGTTATATGCCGTATTCTTAGTAACGGGGCACCAAAACCAGCGTTTATTGGAGAGACAATTCCTTTACCAGAGACTTCCGAAGAAGATAGAGATGCAAAATTACCATGGGGGACTTGTCCTCCTGAATGGTTAGTTGATGCTAAAGCACATACCACAAAACCAGCCACTACGAGAGAGATCATGAGAGTTGCAACGACATCGATAGCTCAAGCATTTGAACCGCAACAAAATTCAGAACAAGAACCTAATGATAACGACAATAAAATTAACGATCTCCTTCCAGATGCTGTCCAGATTCTTAGAGTTGAGAAGATGGCCAGCATTAGCTTATTCCAGCGCAAATTAAAGCTTGGTTATACTGCAGCTACTAAACTTATGGAAAAACTTGAAGAACACGGCTTTGTTGGACCCAATCAAGGTGCCATACCGCGCCAAATCTTCTTTGAAAACTTCCCACCTGAAGCAGTAAGACAAGAAAATGATTTGATAACAGATAAAATCGAAGAAACTCATTCAACAGAATTAGTTGAAGGGTCAGGCGAAACTATAATACAATCCGACACTAATGATTTATCTCATCTTGGCATTACTGACAAAGACTATTTAAGTTGCGTTGAAAAGTACGGGGAGGAAACGGTTAAGGCAGCAGTTAAAAAGGTTATATGGAAAGCTAAGAGAGAAACGTTAGTTGATCCTCTCGCGTATTTCCAATCACGTTGTGAAAGTGTCAAACCCAAAACAAGCAAGGTAGGTAGTGACGATGAACTTCAGCACGAGTCTATGGAACAATTGGCTAATTCCTAA